One part of the Eucalyptus grandis isolate ANBG69807.140 chromosome 10, ASM1654582v1, whole genome shotgun sequence genome encodes these proteins:
- the LOC120289057 gene encoding LOW QUALITY PROTEIN: dr1-associated corepressor-like (The sequence of the model RefSeq protein was modified relative to this genomic sequence to represent the inferred CDS: inserted 1 base in 1 codon) translates to MRKKLDTRFPAARIKKIMQADEDVGXIAMAVPLLVSKALELFLQDLCDRTYDITLKRGAKTLNSLHLKQCVQTFNVFDFLSEIVSKVPDLGGSDAAGDDRSAAKRRKMVDDGENDTDDESKRSRMNDTGHTGSAGRGKGRGRGRGRGRGGRASEGDATVQNEKFEVDGDVPQQDNLNQDLEGTENGDHLNESKDSIPTPRSAEPPVRNFDLNVDLDENGDSKSILASGPTSISAAPDAGFKHEEYPGWSLSEVEKMAIDPIQLANLNRGMDEDDEDYDEEG, encoded by the exons ATGAGGAAGAAGCTCGACACGCGATTCCCGGCG GCTCGGATTAAGAAAATTATGCAAGCTGATGAGGATGTCG AGATTGCTATGGCTGTGCCTCTTCTTGTTT CTAAGGCATTGGAACTGTTCCTGCAAGACCTTTGTGATCGGACATATGATATAACCTTGAAGAGGGGAGCTAAGACACTGAACTCCTTGCATTT GAAGCAGTGTGTCCAAACCTTTAACGTATTTGATTTCTTGAGCGAAATTGTGAGCAAGGTTCCTGATTTAGGTGGTTCTGACGCTGCTGGAGATGATCGGTCTGCTGCTAAAAGAAG GAAAATGGTTGATGACGGGGAAAATGACACTGATGATGAATCAAAGAGGAGCCGCATG AATGATACTGGTCACACAGGCAGTGCTGGGAGAGGGAAAGGTAGGGGCAGAGGGAGGGGTCGTGGGCGAGGTGGTCGAGCCTCAGAGGGGGATGCAACTGTGCAGAATGAGAAGTTTGAAGTCGATGGAGACGTTCCTCAGCAGGACAATTTAAATCAGGATCTTGAAGGGACAGAAAATGGTGACCATCTCAATGAATCAAAAGATAGCATTCCTACTCCTAGATCTGCAGAACCGCCTGTTCGGAACTTTGACCTGAATGTGGATTTGGATGAAAATGGGGACTCAAAATCGATATTAGCTTCTGGTCCGACCAGTATATCAGCAGCTCCCGACGCTGGATTCAAGCATGAGGAATATCCCGGGTGGTCTCTTTCCGAAGTTGAGAAGATGGCCATCGATCCCATTCAGCTTGCAAACTTGAATAGAGGgatggatgaagatgatgaagactaCGATGAAGAAGGCTAG
- the LOC120289056 gene encoding ankyrin repeat-containing protein BDA1-like, whose amino-acid sequence MDPRLSRVIQYEDVTSLRALLAEDPLILDKALLGPTAETPLHLAVLAGNSELVKEIVSRKPNFARELNHDGLTPLHIVSATGNLEVARELLTVGPDLCMIKDKGGRTPLHYAAIKGRIKVIEELLSQCPQALKERTAHGETALHLAVKNSQSDALKKLVEKVSEDGDADDLVTAKDDDGNTISQLAAASKQLQILNFLKKQNLVGADTIDVVSGDQLDGQTKAEPQANRNKKAVTKADSTQQSSQSTDDDSSSSIWSEVEEMVLVVASLLATITYQAGLSPPETIWSDNMKQDTRCTSHHSFFSSTDLCPVAAYYLFMSFNTSGFFSSIFLIFFFRKPSYVQVLLPVALLSMVVTYMTLSVTLSPNGLSLLLIYVITLGIFLYCMLAVQVVKTIFRNAFSFAAGKISNVTKAMKNRRSSSASFSKMGA is encoded by the exons ATGGATCCCAGGCTCTCCAGAGTTATCCAGTACGAAGATGTCACCTCTCTCCGGGCCTTATTAGCAGAAGATCCGCTGATTCTGGACAAAGCCTTGCTGGGACCAACGGCAGAGACTCCTCTTCATTTGGCTGTGCTCGCTGGAAATAGCGAGCTCGTGAAGGAGATTGTTAGCAGGAAGCCCAATTTTGCAAGGGAATTGAATCATGATGGACTTACGCCGTTACACATTGTGTCCGCCACGGGGAATTTGGAAGTCGCGAGGGAGCTTCTAACAGTAGGCCCTGATCTTTGCATGATCAAGGACAAGGGCGGCAGGACACCGCTCCACTATGCGGCCATCAAGGGCAGGATCAAGGTAATCGAGGAGTTGCTCTCTCAGTGTCCTCAAGCCCTCAAGGAACGCACCGCCCATGGCGAGACCGCACTTCACCTGGCAGTGAAGAACAGTCAGTCTGATGCGCTCAAGAAGTTAGTGGAGAAGGTCAGTGAAGATGGAGATGCAGACGACCTTGTGACTGCCAAGGATGACGATGGGAACACAATCTCACAGCTGGCTGCGGCTTCGAAACAGCTCCAG ATCCTAAACTTCCTGAAGAAGCAAAACTTGGTGGGCGCAGACACTATTGACGTTGTTTCAGGTGATCAGCTAGATGGACAAACTAAAGCCGAGCCTCAAGCAAATCGAAACAAGAAGGCAGTGACAAAGGCGGACTCAACTCAGCAATCGAGCCAATCTACGGACGATGACTCGAGCAGCAGCATATGGTCGGAAGTGGAGGAGATGGTGCTAGTCGTGGCCAGTTTATTAGCGACCATCACGTACCAGGCAGGACTGTCTCCTCCGGAGACCATTTGGAGCGACAACATGAAGCAAGACACGCGATGCACGTCCCACCATTCCTTCTTCAGCTCGACAGATCTGTGCCCCGTGGCCGCTTACTATCTCTTCATGTCCTTCAACACTTCTGGGttcttctcctccattttcctCATATTCTTCTTCAGGAAGCCATCCTACGTCCAGGTTCTGCTGCCCGTGGCTCTGCTTTCCATGGTTGTCACCTACATGACTCTTTCCGTGACCTTGTCCCCGAATGGTCTCTCCTTGCTCTTGATATACGTCATCACTCTCGGGATCTTCCTCTATTGCATGTTGGCAGTCCAAGTGGTCAAGACCATCTTCCGCAATGCCTTCAGCTTTGCTGCCGGCAAAATAAGCAACGTGACAAAGGCGATGAAAAACCGAAGGTCATCTTCAGCGAGCTTCTCCAAAATGGGCGCATGA
- the LOC104421440 gene encoding cysteine proteinase inhibitor A, with translation MAKPGGISNVDGKENTLEIEGLARFAVEEHNKKDNAMLQYVKVVKAKEQVVAGTVYYITIEAKDGDAKKLYEAKVWVKPWMNFKEVQEFKLVEGAPGESSA, from the exons ATGGCGAAGCCCGGAGGTATTAGCAACGTCGACGGCAAGGAGAACACCCTCGAGATCGAGGGCCTCGCTCGTTTCGCCGTCGAGGAGCACAACAAGAAAGAC AATGCGATGCTGCAGTATGTGAAGGTCGTTAAGGCGAAGGAGCAGGTGGTTGCGGGCACCGTGTACTACATCACCATCGAAGCGAAGGATGGCGATGCCAAGAAGCTGTACGAGGCCAAGGTTTGGGTGAAGCCGTGGATGAATTTCAAGGAGGTCCAGGAATTTAAGCTTGTCGAAGGTGCCCCCGGCGAGTCTAGCGCTTAG